The genomic interval TTATGAATTTAAAGGCTATAAGACCTGATTTTGAGATAAAGCATTTAAGAGGAAATATACATACAAGACTTAAGAAATTAGAAACAGAAGACTATGATGCAATTATACTTGCTGCAGCAGGTCTTAAAAGAACAGGAATGGCTGATAAGATTACTGAGTATCTAAGTGGAGAAGCTTTTCCTCCTGCACCTGCACAAGGAGTTTTATATATCCAATGTAGAGAAAATGATGAAGAAATAAAAGAAATTTTAAAATCTATACATAATGAGAACATTGCTAAAATAGTTGAAATAGAAAGAGAATTTTCTAAAATTTTTGATGGAGGTTGCCATACTCCTATGGGTTGTTATTCTCAAGTAGATGAGGATAAAATAAAATTTATTGCTGCTTATTCTCATGATGGAAAGCAAATAAGGGTTGTAATTGAAGATGATTTATCTAAAGGTAAAGAAATTGCACACATGGCAGCTGAAGAAATAAAAGCTAAAATTAATAAAGGTAATCTTTAAGTAAGAGGAGAAAAGATGAAAAAAGGAAAAGCATATATAATAGGTGCAGGGCCAGGTGACTTTGAACTATTAACTATAAAGGCAAAAAGAATAATTGAAAATGCAGATTGCATTATATACGATAGATTAATTAGTGAAGATATATTAAGACTTCCTAAAAAAGATGCTGAGCTTATATATCTTGGTAAAGGTAATACAGAGGGAGGTTTAATTCAAGATGAAATAAATCAAACTCTAGTAAAGAAATGTCTTGAAGGAAAAAGTGTTGCTAGAGTAAAAGGTGGAGATCCTTTTGTTTTTGGTAGAGGTGGAGAAGAAGTTGAAGCCTTATTTCAAAATGAAATAGAATTTGAAATTATACCTGGAATAACTTCATCTATATCTGTTCCAGCCTATGCAGGAATACCTGTAACTCACAGAGGTATTGCAAGATCTTTTCACATTTTTACAGGACATACTATGGAAAATGGAAAGTGGCATAATTTTGAAAATATTGCAAAATTAGAAGGAACATTAGTTTTTTTAATGGGAGTTAAAAATTTAGATTTAATAGTTTCTGACTTAATAAAATATGGTAAGGATAGTAAAACTCCTGTTGCTATTATAGAAAAAGGAGCTACTAAAAATCAAAGAGTAACAGTTGGAAATCTAGAAAATATTTTAGAACTTGTTGAAAAAAATAAAATACTTCCTCCAGCAATTACTATAATAGGGGAAGTAGTTAATTTAAGAGAAACATTTAAATGGTTTGAAAGTGATAAACTTGCTAAGAGAATACTAGTAACAAGAGATAAAAAACAAGCTGTTGAGATGTCAGAAAAT from Fusobacterium pseudoperiodonticum carries:
- the hemC gene encoding hydroxymethylbilane synthase; protein product: MKKHVVIGSRGSILALAQANLVKNSLEANYPDLTFEIKEIVTSGDKDLKSNWENSNASLKSFFTKEIEQELLDGQIDIAVHSMKDMPAVSPKGLICGAIPDREDARDVLISKNGFLVTLPQGAKIGTSSLRRVMNLKAIRPDFEIKHLRGNIHTRLKKLETEDYDAIILAAAGLKRTGMADKITEYLSGEAFPPAPAQGVLYIQCRENDEEIKEILKSIHNENIAKIVEIEREFSKIFDGGCHTPMGCYSQVDEDKIKFIAAYSHDGKQIRVVIEDDLSKGKEIAHMAAEEIKAKINKGNL
- the cobA gene encoding uroporphyrinogen-III C-methyltransferase is translated as MKKGKAYIIGAGPGDFELLTIKAKRIIENADCIIYDRLISEDILRLPKKDAELIYLGKGNTEGGLIQDEINQTLVKKCLEGKSVARVKGGDPFVFGRGGEEVEALFQNEIEFEIIPGITSSISVPAYAGIPVTHRGIARSFHIFTGHTMENGKWHNFENIAKLEGTLVFLMGVKNLDLIVSDLIKYGKDSKTPVAIIEKGATKNQRVTVGNLENILELVEKNKILPPAITIIGEVVNLRETFKWFESDKLAKRILVTRDKKQAVEMSENISKRGGIPVELPFIEIENLKIDLNNLSKYKAILFNSPNGVKAFFENIKDIRSLANIQIGAVGVKTKEALEKNKIVPDFVPEEYLVDKLAEDVVNYTEENDNILIVTSDISPCDTDKYNSLYKRNYEKVVAYNTKKLRVDREKVLETLKDIDIITFLSSSTVEAFYESLDGDFFILGDKKIASIGPMTSETIRRLGMKVDYEAEKYTADGILDEIFGA